DNA from Ignavibacteriales bacterium:
GGCGTTGCAATAACTAATTTGATTCTTCTTGTAATCTAAAATTCCGTAAAATAATGTTGCGTATTTTTTAGCATCGGTGTTAAGATAGAGTAGTTTGTTGGCGAAAGAGATACAATCCTTGCAAGAATAATTAAGAAGGGTTTGTCCCCGTAATGTAGCTTGTAAATTTGCCATAAGTAACGCTGCCGGAATTCCTTTTCCAGATATATCTCCCAAACAGAAAGCTAATTTTTCATCTTCAAGAGAAATAAAATCATAGTAATCGCCGCCGACTTCTTTAGCCGGGATGCTCTTTCCAGCAATTTGGTAACCGGAAATTTCCGGCGAGCGGTGCGGAAGAAGATTAACTTGTATTTCATTTGCCAGTCTCATCTCTTCTCTCAGTTTAACTAACGCATGTTCTTCCTCATGCAATCTCGCATTTTCAATAACCTGTGCCGACTGAGCGGCAATTATTGATAATAATTTTTGATCTTCGATTGTAAATTCTTTTTCGTTCTTCTTATTAAAGACTGTCAGCAATCCGAGCATCTCCCCTTTTAGAACAAGAGGAACACTTAAAAGTGAATTGATATTTATTGTATCCTGACCGATTAATTTAAATCGTACATCTTCTTTTAGATTATTTATCAGAAGAGGCGATTTGTTTTTCAGCATCCATCCGGTAAGTAATGTATTGAATCTGAATGGAAGTGTACCGACAACGGAATCCTGCTTTCTAATCATTGTTTGAAATGGATTATTTAAATCCTTTTCATTTAGAAGCATTACAACGGCTTGTTCAACTTTCAGATGTTTAACGCATTTATTAACAACCAGGTCAACTATTGAATTAAGAGTTTGAGCTGAGCTTACCGCGATTGCAATTTCATTAAGGATTGCCAGTTCTTCAACAGCATTTTTTAATCGCTGATTTTCTAATTCTAGAAAAGATTGATCATTCATTATTTTTATTGCGATACTTTAATTAGAATAAAAGATTAAAATTATTTGCATGATAGAAAGATCTTTTGCATCTCCATCTCTTTTTAAAAATAGAATGGATGAAAAAATATTTGCATAAGACACGTAGTCCTTTAATGAAGATATAGAAAACATTTAATTTGTCAAAGAAGATTAATGAAATAGAGGAATGAAATGGGACTATAAAGACCTTATTATTCTTAAGATCTTTATTTGCTAATTAAAGGCGAAGCATGGCACGCTGATTTTTTGAGATGACTCTCAAGTCGTCTCTACATTTATTCTTTTAGGAGAACTGCACATTAAAAGAATTGCGCTAAAAATCCGAGCGGAGTGAAGGCTAGGAAGAAAAATCTGTTTGATCCCGCATTCAATATTATATAATCAATAGCGGGTGAGTTATTTTTCTTCCCGGAACGAAGTGAGGATTTATCAATTCTTTTTAAGCCTGGCCCGTGCCTTTTACGAGGAGAGAAGAAAAAAGATTTGGTTTTTGAGATGCACCACGGTGCGTCTTTACATTTATTCTAATAAGAATTCCGCACATTAAAAGAATTGCACCCACCCGCCGTTCTTTTGGCGGGGAGAAAAGAAGAAAGATTCGGTTTTTGAGACGCACCACAGTGCGTCTCTACATTTATTTATTAAGCGGAAATTATTCGAATAAGAATTTGAGACATCCCGCGGGATGTCTCTACATTTAATCTATTAAGAATTCCGCGCATTAAAAGAATTGCGTGAAAAATCCGAACGTAGTGATGGATAAGAAGAAAAATCTGTTTGATCCCGCATTCAATATAATTTTATCAAAAGCGAGTGAGTTATTTTTCTTCCCAGAACGAAGTGAGGATTTAGCAATTCTTTTTAAAGTGCAAGTTCTTTTCGTTCTTTTCTTCAAAGAAAAGAACATGTTAATAATATTTGCAGTCTTGATATGGAGGCTGCCCCGAAATGTTTTTATGCGGGGGTTCCTTTCTTTCAAGCCTGCCCCGCGCTTTTCTTTCTGATTGGTAAAGACGTCGTATACCGGCCTGCCGACAGGCAGGTGGCGTCTCTACAAATAATATTTTTGAGACGGCTCTCGAGTCGTCTATACAATTATACTATTAAGTCTGTCGGAGATTCTTTGAGATTCTTTCTCTTCGATATTGTTATACATTAACTTTTCAAGAATAATTCAGGACTATATTGGAAATACTTCTATCGCGGCGGGATTTTTTCAAAAAGACGGAACGGCTCATCCTTTCTGTTTGGAAATTATTTGCATTTTATTGGTTGCTTTTCTTTTAAAATCTTCATCTGTTCCGTTTTTCAAAACCCAGTTAAAATTTTCTTCAGCTTTGAAATGATCACCCAATGAAATATAGCAATCACCGATTACATAGTAACACATGGTTTCTTCTTCCGGAATCAAATTACGGTTTATAAATTCTTTCAGAATATTAACTGTATTCTTAAAATCACTACTCTTTCTATAATTCATTGCCAACTGTAAATAAATATTCCCCAAGGTTTTTTTATTGACTTCGTTTAAATTATCATTTTTCGAAAGATCGATACCGTGGATCAGTAGT
Protein-coding regions in this window:
- a CDS encoding SpoIIE family protein phosphatase: MNDQSFLELENQRLKNAVEELAILNEIAIAVSSAQTLNSIVDLVVNKCVKHLKVEQAVVMLLNEKDLNNPFQTMIRKQDSVVGTLPFRFNTLLTGWMLKNKSPLLINNLKEDVRFKLIGQDTININSLLSVPLVLKGEMLGLLTVFNKKNEKEFTIEDQKLLSIIAAQSAQVIENARLHEEEHALVKLREEMRLANEIQVNLLPHRSPEISGYQIAGKSIPAKEVGGDYYDFISLEDEKLAFCLGDISGKGIPAALLMANLQATLRGQTLLNYSCKDCISFANKLLYLNTDAKKYATLFYGILDYKKNQISYCNAGHNNPILISRDKKIERLNIGGIVVGIMPEFPFQETSVQLNDGDLLFLFSDGITEAMNESEEEYEEERLIKSLLELHDKSAEEIIENILKRVNEYSNHTEPMDDKTIVVIKYEK